Proteins found in one bacterium genomic segment:
- a CDS encoding cohesin domain-containing protein encodes MSTRQKILGMLVLGGLCWDYVIENGGDKGVLITNSINDPYLAADIPGDLICWHQPGSLTAISNITSVEVLSGTGTKIRVIPEKTYTKKNGTFSVDVMVNDVSGLDLADFYLLFNQSKLALIGIPIQGTIWTGSVFFEVDTSTISLGYIKVTGAKFDNSFTGTGTLIEKAIFQSLVDDPTSIIDIGTATLQNIEAGKIPSTSYCGYIYPYNLANFDLLYPIDVIAGRPWTITITAKNQANELVSDYKGPISISSSLGTINSTTGSFTNGISISTITRYQVGTMTIMVNDSQANVSKSTDPIAVRYACDFGRQGTTSSDEKIDIYDLLLFIKYWRTKDLNGDIGGQNQEGDPPYIISQPDGKVDMWDLMLFVKMWRWSNRQKDLSMNYSTPRLFIDPPMIEVDKRSNFKVDVRIENSVGIIGDKINITYDLKKLNLVSVKEGTCLTDCFSYETKEGLITIDGYGGDIEQGAKDGAIATLEFIALTDDETSISISESYLLNNEGKINAYTIENANVSPCGPSYSALFQSIPNPAKSGVWIPYQLSQGGDTKIVIYNIVGQVVKNIDLGYKEKKYYKKLEEGSAAYWNMKNNNGEIVSNGLYFYKLSSGKFSDIKTLAISK; translated from the coding sequence GTCTACTCGACAAAAGATTTTAGGTATGTTAGTTTTAGGAGGGTTGTGTTGGGATTATGTGATTGAGAATGGCGGAGATAAAGGGGTTTTAATTACAAATAGCATAAATGATCCCTATCTTGCCGCTGATATTCCAGGAGACCTTATCTGCTGGCATCAACCAGGAAGCCTTACAGCAATATCAAATATTACCTCAGTTGAGGTTCTTTCTGGAACAGGAACAAAGATAAGGGTTATTCCAGAAAAAACCTACACAAAGAAGAATGGGACATTTAGTGTTGATGTAATGGTAAATGATGTTTCGGGTTTAGATCTTGCAGATTTTTATTTATTATTTAACCAATCAAAACTGGCTTTAATAGGAATACCAATACAAGGAACAATTTGGACAGGAAGTGTGTTTTTTGAGGTAGATACCAGCACTATTTCTTTGGGATATATTAAGGTAACTGGCGCAAAGTTTGACAATTCATTTACAGGAACAGGAACACTTATAGAAAAGGCAATATTTCAATCCCTTGTAGATGACCCAACAAGCATTATAGATATCGGAACAGCAACATTACAAAACATAGAAGCAGGTAAAATTCCATCTACCTCTTATTGTGGATATATCTATCCATATAACCTTGCCAATTTTGACCTTCTATATCCCATTGATGTTATTGCAGGAAGACCATGGACAATAACAATAACAGCAAAGAATCAGGCAAATGAACTAGTTTCTGATTACAAAGGTCCAATATCCATATCTTCAAGCCTAGGGACAATAAACTCAACAACAGGCTCTTTTACAAATGGTATAAGCATTTCTACGATTACCAGATATCAAGTAGGAACAATGACCATTATGGTAAATGACTCTCAAGCTAATGTATCAAAAAGCACAGATCCTATAGCAGTAAGGTATGCCTGCGATTTTGGAAGGCAAGGAACTACTAGTTCTGATGAAAAGATAGACATCTATGACCTCCTTCTATTCATTAAATATTGGCGCACAAAGGACTTAAATGGTGATATTGGAGGACAAAATCAGGAAGGAGACCCTCCATACATCATCTCACAGCCAGATGGAAAGGTTGATATGTGGGACCTTATGCTTTTTGTCAAGATGTGGAGGTGGAGCAACAGACAAAAGGATTTATCAATGAATTATAGCACCCCAAGGCTTTTTATAGACCCACCTATGATTGAAGTAGACAAAAGGAGTAACTTTAAGGTTGATGTAAGGATAGAAAACTCTGTTGGGATTATAGGAGATAAAATAAATATAACATACGACCTAAAGAAACTTAATTTGGTCTCTGTCAAAGAAGGAACTTGCTTAACCGATTGTTTCAGCTATGAAACAAAAGAGGGGCTAATTACCATAGATGGATATGGAGGGGATATAGAACAAGGGGCAAAAGATGGAGCTATTGCAACATTAGAGTTTATAGCATTAACAGACGATGAAACAAGCATTTCAATCTCTGAAAGCTATCTTCTAAACAATGAGGGAAAAATAAATGCTTATACAATAGAAAATGCCAATGTATCACCTTGTGGCCCATCATATTCAGCCCTTTTTCAATCCATTCCAAACCCAGCAAAAAGTGGTGTTTGGATTCCCTACCAACTTAGCCAGGGAGGGGATACAAAGATTGTTATCTACAATATTGTTGGCCAGGTAGTGAAGAATATAGACCTTGGGTATAAGGAAAAAAAGTATTATAAAAAATTGGAAGAAGGAAGCGCAGCCTACTGGAATATGAAAAATAACAATGGAGAGATTGTGTCTAATGGTCTTTATTTCTACAAATTATCCTCTGGCAAATTCTCTGATATAAAGACATTGGCTATATCAAAATAA
- a CDS encoding T9SS type A sorting domain-containing protein, whose protein sequence is MKRLFFFLILAHISFSANIKIKPGDIFIKKGERFTLEIFAEEFSGLTGAQLNLFYDSTKLGFEIATAGSLFDDIGDFFLPPDDDKQRVLIAAAKDYGNIENGSGTIALIRFLSLSEGWNGSLTLSDIILTGTPSDIPVETITNAYIHSIPTTAFDNINVYPNPWRSDKEINPWIVFETPDGSDIFIYTISGRLIREFRDVRSPTKWMLDNQFNKPISSGMYIYQIKDRDGRKTMGKIGIAK, encoded by the coding sequence TTGAAAAGGCTCTTTTTTTTCCTAATATTAGCCCATATCTCATTCTCGGCAAATATAAAAATAAAGCCAGGCGATATATTTATAAAAAAGGGCGAAAGGTTTACATTAGAAATTTTTGCTGAAGAATTTTCTGGTTTAACAGGAGCTCAGCTTAATCTTTTCTATGACAGCACAAAATTGGGTTTTGAAATTGCAACAGCTGGCTCTCTATTTGATGATATAGGAGATTTTTTTCTTCCACCAGATGATGATAAACAAAGGGTTCTTATTGCTGCAGCAAAGGATTATGGAAATATAGAGAATGGAAGTGGAACAATTGCTTTAATCAGATTTCTTTCTTTAAGTGAAGGCTGGAATGGAAGCCTTACCCTTTCTGATATAATCTTGACAGGCACACCTTCTGATATTCCTGTTGAGACAATTACAAATGCCTATATCCATTCCATTCCAACCACAGCCTTTGATAATATAAATGTCTATCCAAACCCTTGGCGCTCTGATAAGGAGATAAACCCCTGGATAGTCTTTGAGACCCCAGATGGTTCTGATATTTTTATCTATACCATTTCAGGAAGGCTAATAAGGGAATTTAGGGATGTAAGAAGCCCTACAAAATGGATGCTTGATAATCAATTCAATAAACCCATCTCATCTGGAATGTATATCTATCAGATAAAAGATAGGGATGGAAGAAAAACAATGGGAAAAATAGGGATTGCAAAATGA